GCACCTGAATCATACAGCATAAAGTTAAATTGAGCACAACATCTCATTGTTTCTGAAGTATAAAAATATTGGCACCCAGCTCCAGGAAACAAGATGTTGTGCCTTTTGTATCACCAAATATCAGTACATAAACCACAAGCTGAACTAGAGATTTGCCTTCCCATAATGTTCAGACGGTAACAATTGGAAAACTGCAGCTGGATCTCTAAATATAAAAGTCTGTACATTACTGTGTGCAAGATTTTTGGCTAAAGATCATAGACTCTTTAGCTCTTGCCTACCTCGGTCCAGATAAAACTGAAGGCAACAATGGAGTAGCATCATCAACAGCTTCCTTTTCTTCAGCAGCAGTTGTCACCATGTTGACTACTGATGAATTTGTGAAGTCGTAGTTTATATTGGTTTCAGCAGTCACCAAACCTTCCAATGCTTTAACTACCAGGGACATTGAAGGCCTCCTGGTCATATCACTCTGCAGACACCATGCAGCAATCTTCATCATATCAATAGCTTCCTCCATGTGGATCAGCATATCCTCACTTTTCTTGTCAACAATGTCCTGAAGTCTCTCTTCGAGTGATTTTCTCTTGAAATCACCGAGCAGGTGACTATTCTCCCCTGTCACTGACCAATCCACATTCTTCCTCCCACAAATAATTTCCATGATGACAACGCCAAAGCTGTAAACATCAACTTTTTCTGTCATACCTGCAGAGTGCAGCCATTCGGGAGCCAAGTAACCCGGCGTTCCTCTCATCCTTGTAACAACTCTACTTTGATCCTTTTCAAGAAGCTTTGACAATCCAAAATCAGAAACTTTTGcattgaaattttgatctaAGAGAACGTTTTGGGGTTTTACATCAAAGTGGATTATTTTCTGATAGCACTCTTCATGGAGATAAGCTAATCCCTTAGCAATGTCcaagatgatttttcttcttgtatGCCATGGAAGAGGAGATTTTTCTGTACCACCAAATATCCAGGTATCAAGAGATCCATTAGCCATGTATTCATAAATCAGAAGCCTGTGTGACTTTTCAGAGCAATatccaacaagtttcaccaaatTAATATGGTGAATGCTACCTATTGTGTTTACTTCCACTAAAAATGAATCCTTCACCTGGCCAAAACCATCAAGGTATTTTACTGCTATTTTGGTGCCATTGTCAAGTATTCCTTCATAGACAGAACCAAATCCTCCTTGCCCAAGTTTCCTGCTGAAATTTTCTGTTGTTTTTTTCAACATCTCATACGAGTATCTTTTAGGCATTCCTGGTAAGTGGTCAAGCAAATCCATTTCAATTtccttcaattcttttaatcttttcctgAAAAGAAAGAGGCAACACCCAACAACGCAAAGCGAAGCAGAAAAAGCTCCTAGAGTCAATACCAACGCAACCTTGCTCTGCCTTGAATTCTTGACGTTAGAAACCTTAACAAACAGGGTTGTGTTGTGAACTGATACTGCGTGATTCTCGTTATTGATGATAGAGAATACTTCATTCAGTAATAAACAACCTCCTTCTGAAGTACCATTGCCATCGTATGCAAATAGAGCTGCTTTACATGAACAGTTGTTCAGGCAGCTATTTTTGCATTCATCTAACCCTGTTCCATGACTGTACAAACTTGATTCAAACGCAAAGTAATATGTATTCTTAAGCTCTAGAAAACTCTGATCTTTGGCGTAGTCACAAGAAATTGGAGTAAGTGCTGAACATCCAAGATTTGGATGCCTAGAATCGATTTGCCTAAAAAAGTTTGACTGATAGTTGGCTGCATCAGGACAACCACATTGCCCATGTTTGCAGACTCCATACTTTCCACATACCGTTGGATATCCACAATCACCAGCTTCTGGACTCAAAAGATCAGCAACCTGTCTCCAATGCATTCCATCCCACTGATAAACCTTTAGATGCCCATCAGGCTCGAACTTCAGGAATTGAGAAGAGGAACTATAAGGAATATCCCATCCATATAATCTTCCTTTGTTGAATTCGAAAGAATGACCCTCATGAAATCTGGATGTATAGTATCTTTGAGGTGGATTGGACTCCATATAAGCCAACAAGCCATCGGGGGTAACAGAAAGAGAGAACAAACCTTCACTCATGTTTGATTCTGAAACACTAGCTCTTAATTTCTGCCCTGGAATTAATTTCTGTCCCCAGAGCAACGAGTCGGTAGGATGATCAAAAGATTGCCAAATGGTCTCGTTATTTTTTCCAAAGAGCACAAGGTTTCCTGTTTCAGTCAAGTTTAATCCTGAAACAGGCTTTCCTCCCGTGTTGCTGGACCAGACTACAGTgtgatcaaaatttttcaaaaccaaatcTCCATCTTGCGTGAGTTGCAAAGCAGCATGAGTTTGAACAGGAGTGTTTCTATTAGCAGACCAGACTAGTTGTGGGAATTGCAGATAAGTTGTAttcaaattttggaaaataaGGACTCCAAAGAGGCATGACCTACCATCCATTTTACAGTAGAAGCCGCACATGAACCACGGTCcatttgtttttctcaaaaggaTTGGTGTCACAAAAGCCAATTCTGTATTATTGACCATCTGACTGGGGTGATTAAGCCATGAAGTGGAAAGAGAGGCAGCTGAATTATAGTTGAGAGCTTTGACACATAAAAATTGTGACGAAGAAATTATCAGAAGGCTAGACAAGAGCATAGCTGCATGATATGGGGTGTGCTTTAAAGCCATTGCTTGCTATGTATTATGCAGATTATAGAGTAGCTTCTTAGCAAGGAAAAAGATAAAGAGTGGGACGAAATGAATGAATAAGCCCCTGCAAATATTGGTGCTGAGTGggaagaaatgaaataatgaatgAATAAGCCCCTCAAAATTTTTGTGTTGAGTGGGAAGAAATGAATGAATATTACCTCAAATCTTTACTTTACAGAAGGAGCACATCACTGCTAGTTAGTCTATCTCAATCTGGACAGGAAGATAATAATCAACAGACCCATTCATCTTTCACCCCACCAAACATATGTTCTTTCCACAAGCTGGTCTACGTGAGATTTTTCCAGTAAAGAAAAGAAGTTGAATTGAAGATAACCAATTAGAAAGCGATGTCATCCGGGAAAGTCATAAGAAGTttcttgaaaatattttctggaaaataaaataaatgaacagGTCCTAAAGCAGCCAGCTCACTTTACTTGTTAGCACCAATTAGACAACATTTTTGTTGACTTTTTTtctagggataattgcagaaacctcccctgaggtttctgacatttgcactgacctcccctgtggtttgaaaaattatactgacctcccttgaggttactaatcctttgcaaatttagtccaaacgattaaaatattattttagggagtgaaattagaattttgtaccagatttgccctttgtactacatgtccaatgaatgacaaagtactataaattaattaataattaataaactttaaggagtataatttatgagcaaacacgcattactcatttaaaATACCGGCTCTttacgggtattttacttttaaacatttaatttgtgataaatatatcaatatttgtaagtaaaattcaaaaagtgttacagtaatattcttgtaAAAAGGAAATCgataggttatttatttaatataaattaaatattttttaaaaaaaagaaatgacccataaagtattaattttttatgactttcatccattacatgagtaaagtattcgctctttatgtgcattttattcatttaatttatgttaaatatataaatgtttgtaactaaaattgaaaaagtgttatattaatatttttatagaaGAGAGATTgataggttttgtatttaacaaaaattaaatatttgaaagtaaatacaaatctaaatttgagcgtaaatatttgtattaaattacatatttgaaagtaaaatacccgtaaagaaccggtactttaaatagttaCCGGCTCTTTATGGGCAAGCACAcattactcatttaaagtaccggctttttacgggtattttactttcaaatatttaatttatgataaatatatcaatgtttgtaagtaaaattcaaaaagtgttacagtaatattcttgcaaaaaggaaatcgataggttatttatttaatataaattaaatattaaaaaaaagaaatggcccataaagtattaattctttatgactttcatcTATTAtatgagtaaagtattggctctttttgggcatttttttctgaatcatttaatttatgttaaatacataaatatttgtaacgaaaattgaaaaagtgttatattaatatttttacgaaagagagattggtagtttttgtatttaacaaaaattaaatatttgaaagtaaatataAATCTTtatttgagcgtaaatatttgtattaaattaaatttttgaaattaaaatacccataaagagccggtactttaaataggtaatgtaTATTTGCCGATAAACTAtactccttaaagtttattaattgttaattgatttgtaatactttgtcattcattggacatgtagtacaaaggacaaatttggtaaaaaaaattataatttcactccctaaaacaacattttaatcgtttggactgaatttgcaaagaattagtaacctcaggggaggtcagtgtaatttttcaaaccacaagGGAGGTcagtataatttttcaaaccacaggagaggtcagtgcaaatgtcagaaacctcaggagaggtttctgcaattatcccttttttctaTATTCTAATTAGCGTCGCTAAGTGATTAGCTTTGTTTGATTGGCAGCTCATTGACTGCTGGATCTGATGATCACTAGCCTTGTTTACTAGTTGGATTTCGCATGAAAAGAAGTTGTAAGGTGTATCTACTGTTGCTATTGAAATTATTTGTGTTTACCTTTCAAAAGAGAGTAAATATGCATTTATACTTACTaagaaagcaaagagtttggaGCAGACAAATAATTGTGAGTAGGGCAAAAATAAGTATCAAAATGTCTTCATTGTCTTTCCTAAAAGTAGTTCATAACAACAATTTTCATATAAAATGTATTGCATCTATTTAATGATTAAtaccacataaaatcacataataataataatagtacagtgatttttttttcttttggaaaaaaaaatacaagaaaccTCTTATATAAAGCAGCTCACAGACCTATAATTTTATAACTTATAAAATTTGTTGTTTTATTAAAAAACAAAATCTACTCCACTCTATTGAAAAAAGTTACgcctgttttaatttatgttaattcAGCAACGCAATTACTCTGTATTTTcacttttgttgaaaaaaaaatcacaaaattcatttttactgATGTAGCAGGCCATTGCTTTGAATTTTGTAACATTTTATTTCCATTAAATTACAAAACTAATTGTATTTACACTTATTTCTAGGCAACGTATAattgaaaatttctcaaaattgcaCGGGTCATAAAGAGGAGCACAactaaaaatttctcaaaattactTGGGTAATAGAAGAATTATTTGGGGGCAGTGCTTTGTTTTAGCCCCTTTCCCTTCATAAGAGGAGAAACAAAAGAGACTGCTACTATTTAGAAGGAGAAAGAATAACACTTGATACTCTCCGCTCCAATTCTTGGTACAATGCTTCATAATATTCCACTGTTAGATCAATTTCGGCATGAATGAATTTAACTCGTATAAGAAAACACTGAATATGAAAGCTGGATCATTGTTCTCGGATCCCAGTTTCCTACCTTGGTCCTGACAAAACTGATGGCAGCACGGTAGTAGCAACACCATTACCTGCAGTAACTCCTGTTAATGCAATGGAGGAGTGTTAGAACCATACACTAAGTTGCTTTCAACTTCCATTGTTCCCTCCAAGACCTTAACCACATCTGACATTGAAGGCCTCATCCTGTAATCACCTTGCAGGCACCATGCAGCAGCCTTATCATAATTTCTACTACTAGGGATCCATGCAACTGCATATCTTTGTTGTCTTTATCACCGTTTTCTGCTTTTCTCTTGAAAAGACCAAGCAAATGCGCATCATCTTCAGACTGACACCTATCCAAATTCTTCCTGCCGCACAAGATTTCAGGACCATGACACCAAAACTGTAGACATCTACTTTCTCTGTAATCACGGAGCTCAACCATTCTGGAGCCATAGTGTTCCTCTCAATGTTGTTGCTACTTGGCTCTGGTCtttgtcaatcaattttgacAATCCAAAATCAGATATCTTTGCACTAAAGTTCTCATCCAAAAGAGTGTTCTGGGGCTTGATGTCCAAGTGGACTATTTTCTGCTTGCATTCTTCATGAAGATACGCCAGTCCTTTTGCATCATCTAAGATGATGTCCTTTCTCAAAAGCAATCCAAGTGTGTCCTCTTTGTTTGTACAAAAAATCCATTTATCCAAGGATCCATTTTGCATATAGTCATAGACTAGAAATCTGTATGACGTTTCTGCACTG
The DNA window shown above is from Coffea arabica cultivar ET-39 chromosome 5e, Coffea Arabica ET-39 HiFi, whole genome shotgun sequence and carries:
- the LOC113743763 gene encoding G-type lectin S-receptor-like serine/threonine-protein kinase SD2-5 isoform X2 yields the protein MVNNTELAFVTPILLRKTNGPWFMCGFYCKMDGRSCLFGVLIFQNLNTTYLQFPQLVWSANRNTPVQTHAALQLTQDGDLVLKNFDHTVVWSSNTGGKPVSGLNLTETGNLVLFGKNNETIWQSFDHPTDSLLWGQKLIPGQKLRASVSESNMSEGLFSLSVTPDGLLAYMESNPPQRYYTSRFHEGHSFEFNKGRLYGWDIPYSSSSQFLKFEPDGHLKVYQWDGMHWRQVADLLSPEAGDCGYPTVCGKYGVCKHGQCGCPDAANYQSNFFRQIDSRHPNLGCSALTPISCDYAKDQSFLELKNTYYFAFESSLYSHGTGLDECKNSCLNNCSCKAALFAYDGNGTSEGGCLLLNEVFSIINNENHAVSVHNTTLFVKVSNVKNSRQSKVALVLTLGAFSASLCVVGCCLFLFRKRLKELKEIEMDLLDHLPGMPKRYSYEMLKKTTENFSRKLGQGGFGSVYEGILDNGTKIAVKYLDGFGQVKDSFLVEVNTIGSIHHINLVKLVGYCSEKSHRLLIYEYMANGSLDTWIFGGTEKSPLPWHTRRKIILDIAKGLAYLHEECYQKIIHFDVKPQNVLLDQNFNAKVSDFGLSKLLEKDQSRVVTRMRGTPGYLAPEWLHSAGMTEKVDVYSFGVVIMEIICGRKNVDWSVTGENSHLLGDFKRKSLEERLQDIVDKKSEDMLIHMEEAIDMMKIAAWCLQSDMTRRPSMSLVVKALEGLVTAETNINYDFTNSSVVNMVTTAAEEKEAVDDATPLLPSVLSGPR
- the LOC113743763 gene encoding G-type lectin S-receptor-like serine/threonine-protein kinase SD2-5 isoform X1 codes for the protein MALKHTPYHAAMLLSSLLIISSSQFLCVKALNYNSAASLSTSWLNHPSQMVNNTELAFVTPILLRKTNGPWFMCGFYCKMDGRSCLFGVLIFQNLNTTYLQFPQLVWSANRNTPVQTHAALQLTQDGDLVLKNFDHTVVWSSNTGGKPVSGLNLTETGNLVLFGKNNETIWQSFDHPTDSLLWGQKLIPGQKLRASVSESNMSEGLFSLSVTPDGLLAYMESNPPQRYYTSRFHEGHSFEFNKGRLYGWDIPYSSSSQFLKFEPDGHLKVYQWDGMHWRQVADLLSPEAGDCGYPTVCGKYGVCKHGQCGCPDAANYQSNFFRQIDSRHPNLGCSALTPISCDYAKDQSFLELKNTYYFAFESSLYSHGTGLDECKNSCLNNCSCKAALFAYDGNGTSEGGCLLLNEVFSIINNENHAVSVHNTTLFVKVSNVKNSRQSKVALVLTLGAFSASLCVVGCCLFLFRKRLKELKEIEMDLLDHLPGMPKRYSYEMLKKTTENFSRKLGQGGFGSVYEGILDNGTKIAVKYLDGFGQVKDSFLVEVNTIGSIHHINLVKLVGYCSEKSHRLLIYEYMANGSLDTWIFGGTEKSPLPWHTRRKIILDIAKGLAYLHEECYQKIIHFDVKPQNVLLDQNFNAKVSDFGLSKLLEKDQSRVVTRMRGTPGYLAPEWLHSAGMTEKVDVYSFGVVIMEIICGRKNVDWSVTGENSHLLGDFKRKSLEERLQDIVDKKSEDMLIHMEEAIDMMKIAAWCLQSDMTRRPSMSLVVKALEGLVTAETNINYDFTNSSVVNMVTTAAEEKEAVDDATPLLPSVLSGPR